In Raphanus sativus cultivar WK10039 chromosome 5, ASM80110v3, whole genome shotgun sequence, the following proteins share a genomic window:
- the LOC108856991 gene encoding serine carboxypeptidase-like 25, with translation MAMVKCILFTTLMAILVMTSQGGSEAGEGEKQAEADRITSLPGQPNVTFEQFAGYVTVDTHSGRSLFYWLTEASHLPLSKPLVIWLNGGPGCSSVAYGASEEIGPFRISRGGSGLYLNKFAWNSIANLLFLEAPAGVGFSYTNRSSDLFNTGDIRTAKDSLQFLIKWLHRFPRYNRREVYITGESYAGHYVPQLAREIMHYNKRSKNPINLKGIMVGNAVTDNHYDNLGTVTYWWSHAMISDRTYHQLVNTCDFSRQTESDQCETVYSYAMEKEFGNIDQYNIYAPPCNKSSEVGRGVSGSSGRRSMRVPHLPHSVLRKISGYDPCTERYAEIYYNRPDVQKALHANTTKIPYKWTACSEVLNRNWNDSDLSVLPIYREMISGGIRVWVFSGDVDSVVPVTATRYALARLSLSTKVSWYPWYVKKQVGGWTEVYEGLTFVTVRGAGHEVPLFKPRAAFELFKYFLRGKPLPKA, from the exons ATGGCGATGGTAAAATGCATACTTTTCACCACTCTCATGGCCATACTTGTAATGACATCTCAAGGGGGAAGTGAAGCAGGAGAAGGAGAGAAACAAGCTGAAGCAGACCGGATTACATCACTTCCCGGTCAACCAAACGTCACGTTTGAGCAGTTTGCCGGCTATGTCACCGTCGATACACACTCAGGAAGATCACTCTTCTATTGGCTCACCGAAGCTTCTCACCTTCCTCTCTCCAAACCTCTCGTGATTTGGCTCAACGGAG GACCGGGATGTTCGTCGGTAGCGTACGGTGCGTCGGAAGAGATAGGACCATTCAGGATAAGCAGAGGTGGGTCCGGTTTGTATCTCAACAAGTTCGCGTGGAACTCAATCGCCAATCTCTTGTTCCTCGAAGCTCCCGCCGGCGTCGGTTTCTCTTACACTAACCGCTCCTCCGACCTCTTCAATACTGGCGACATCCGCACTG CCAAAGATTCACTTCAGTTTCTTATTAAATGGCTTCACCGGTTTCCGAGATACAACCGCCGTGAGGTTTACATCACCGGAGAGAGTTACGCCGGACATTACGTCCCTCAGCTCGCTAGAGAAATCATGCATTACAACAAACGCTCTAAGAATCCAATCAATCTCAAAGGAATCATGGTTGGAAATGCCGTGACTGACAATCACTATGATAATCTTGGAACGGTGACGTATTGGTGGAGCCATGCGATGATCTCTGATAGGACGTATCATCAGCTGGTAAACACGTGCGATTTTAGTCGACAGACGGAATCAGATCAATGCGAAACGGTTTACTCTTACGCGATGGAGAAAGAGTTTGGTAACATAGACCAGTACAACATCTATGCACCCCCGTGCAACAAGTCAAGTGAAGTTGGCCGTGGAGTCAGTGGTTCATCTGGTCGCCGGAGTATGCGTGTCCCTCATCTTCCTCACTCC GTGTTGAGGAAAATATCAGGGTATGATCCATGTACCGAGAGATATGCAGAGATCTATTACAACCGGCCCGATGTTCAGAAAGCTCTTCATGCCAACACCACCAAGATTCCTTACAAATGGACAGCTTGCAG TGAGGTACTAAACCGGAACTGGAACGACTCAGATTTATCGGTTCTACCTATATACCGAGAAATGATTTCTGGtgggattagggtttgggttttcaG TGGCGATGTGGATTCCGTTGTACCGGTGACGGCGACTAGGTACGCATTAGCAAGACTTTCTTTGAGTACCAAAGTCTCTTGGTATCCTTGGTATGTCAAGAAACAG GTCGGAGGGTGGACGGAAGTGTACGAGGGACTAACGTTCGTGACGGTCAGAGGAGCAGGTCACGAGGTGCCATTGTTCAAGCCTCGTGCTGCTTTTGAGCTGTTCAAGTATTTCTTGAGAGGCAAGCCACTTCCAAAGGcttaa
- the LOC108856992 gene encoding UDP-glycosyltransferase 83A1, translating into MGRPHVMVIPYPAQGHVLPLMSFSRYLAQQGIEITFVNTEFNHNRIISSSSKLSHDDYVVDGIKLVSVPDGLENSPEQRNIPGKLSEYVLRFMPSKVEELIERMISETSGAVISCVVADQSLGWAIEVAAKFGIIRAAFCPAAAASMVLGFSIQKLVDDGLIDYDGTPKVNKAIQLSPGMPEMETDKFVWVCLKNKDSQRNIFQLMLQNNKSIESTDWLLCNSVFELETAAFEMSPKILPIGPIGLAHHNLEEGSMSLGSFLPEDRHCLEWLDRQIPGSVIYVAFGSFGVMDKAQLEELAIGLELTKRPVLWVTSYGYQPTTILGSDQVIVVTWAPQREVLLHRAIGCFVSHCGWNSTLEGVQNGIPFLCIPYFADQFINKTYICDVWKIGLGFELEEHGVISRLEVKMKIDEIMRDNGEFKKRAIKIKEIVMKNVVKDGISYENLSKFVNWIKSEVT; encoded by the exons ATGGGAAGGCCTCATGTCATGGTCATACCTTACCCAGCACAAGGTCATGTTCTTCCTCTGATGAGCTTCTCGCGGTACCTTGCGCAACAAGGAATCGAAATCACATTCGTAAACACCGAGTTTAACCACAACCGCATCATCAGTTCCTCATCCAAACTATCCCACGATGATTATGTTGTGGATGGGATCAAGCTTGTTTCAGTCCCCGACGGTCTAGAGAATTCACCGGAACAGAGGAACATTCCTGGGAAGTTGTCGGAATATGTTTTGCGTTTTATGCCGTCCAAAGTAGAGGAACTGATCGAGAGGATGATCTCGGAAACTAGCGGTGCGGTCATTAGCTGCGTTGTGGCGGATCAGAGCCTTGGATGGGCAATTGAAGTTGCTGCTAAGTTTGGGATCATACGAGCAGCGTTTTGTCCTGCCGCGGCTGCGTCTATGGTTCTTGGATTTAGTATTCAGAAACTAGTCGATGATGGTCTCATTGATTATGATG GGACTCCGAAGGTAAACAAGGCAATTCAGCTATCTCCAGGGATGCCAGAGATGGAAACAGACAAGTTTGTGTGGGTTTGTCTGAAGAACAAAGATTCTCAGAGGAACATATTCCAACTTATGCTTCAAAACAATAAATCAATCGAATCAACGGATTGGTTGTTATGTAACTCTGTGTTTGAACTTGAAACGGCAGCGTTTGAAATGAGCCCAAAAATATTACCAATTGGTCCTATTGGTTTGGCTCATCATAATCTTGAAGAAGGATCTATGTCATTGGGAAGCTTTTTACCTGAAGACAGGCATTGTCTTGAATGGTTGGACCGGCAGATTCCTGGTTCGGTGATATATGTTGCCTTTGGGAGCTTTGGAGTTATGGACAAAGCTCAATTAGAAGAGCTAGCAATTGGTCTAGAACTAACAAAGAG GCCGGTCTTGTGGGTCACCAGCTACGGTTATCAACCAACAACCATACTTGGGTCGGATCAGGTCATAGTGGTGACATGGGCTCCACAGCGTGAGGTCCTTTTGCATCGAGCCATTGGATGCTTCGTGAGCCATTGTGGATGGAACTCTACTCTGGAAGGAGTCCAAAACGGCATACCATTTTTATGTATCCCTTATTTTGCAGATCAGTTTATCAACAAGACATATATATGCGATGTGTGGAAGATTGGATTAGGGTTTGAACTAGAGGAACATGGAGTCATTTCAAGGTTAGAGGTGAAGATGAAGATCGATGAGATCATGAGGGACAATGGAGAGTTCAAAAAGCGAGCTATCAAGATTAAAGAGATTGTGATGAAAAATGTTGTGAAAGATGGCATTTCTTATGAGAATCTAAGCAAATTTGTCAACTGGATCAAATCAGAAGTTACTTAA